In Synergistota bacterium, one DNA window encodes the following:
- the rpsL gene encoding 30S ribosomal protein S12, translating to MPTINQLVKEGRKPKKSKSKAPALQGCPQKRGVCTRVYTVTPKKPNSALRKVARVRLTNGIEVTAYIPGIGHNLQEHSVVLIRGGRVKDLPGVRYHIIRGTLDAAGVEGRKQSRSKYGVKRPKK from the coding sequence GTGCCAACTATAAATCAGCTAGTAAAAGAGGGACGAAAACCTAAGAAGAGCAAATCTAAGGCTCCCGCTCTTCAAGGTTGTCCTCAGAAAAGGGGTGTATGTACAAGAGTTTATACCGTTACGCCTAAAAAACCAAACTCTGCTTTAAGAAAAGTCGCAAGGGTTAGGCTTACAAATGGCATAGAGGTTACAGCCTACATTCCTGGTATAGGACACAACTTGCAAGAACACTCTGTAGTTTTAATTAGAGGAGGACGTGTTAAAGATTTACCTGGTGTCAGATACCATATAATAAGGGGCACGTTAGATGCGGCAGGTGTCGAAGGAAGAAAGCAATCTCGTTCAAAATATGGTGTAAAAAGACCTAAAAAGTAA
- the rpsG gene encoding 30S ribosomal protein S7, whose translation MPRKGKVERRTLQPDPIYGSPLVTKFINYIMWDGKKMTAEWIFYETMKIIEEKLKKSPLEILEKAVENVKPVLEVRPRRVGGATYQVPVEVPPHRQLSLAVRWIIHAARNKKGKPMAEKLAQEIIDAYKGEGAAIKKKEDVHKMAEANRAFAHYRW comes from the coding sequence ATGCCAAGAAAGGGTAAAGTCGAAAGGAGAACCTTACAACCTGATCCGATTTACGGAAGTCCTCTTGTAACAAAGTTTATAAACTACATTATGTGGGATGGAAAAAAAATGACTGCAGAGTGGATTTTTTATGAGACAATGAAAATTATTGAGGAAAAATTGAAAAAGTCACCTCTTGAGATTTTAGAAAAGGCTGTTGAAAATGTTAAACCTGTTCTTGAGGTTAGACCTCGCAGAGTTGGAGGAGCAACTTATCAAGTTCCTGTGGAAGTTCCTCCCCATAGGCAATTATCTTTAGCAGTCAGGTGGATTATACATGCTGCAAGAAACAAAAAAGGTAAACCTATGGCTGAAAAGCTTGCTCAAGAGATTATAGATGCTTATAAGGGAGAGGGAGCAGCTATTAAGAAAAAAGAGGATGTTCATAAGATGGCAGAAGCTAACCGTGCGTT